The following is a genomic window from Armatimonadota bacterium.
GCCCGTCGGCCACAGCGACGTCGCGTTGGTTGACGGCAGTCACGACTGGACGCGCCACGAACGCACGGTGCTCCTCTCGCGCGACGTCGCGTACGTGTCGGTCCACTGCCACCTCTGGGGCGAGCAGACCACCGGCACCGCGTGGTTCGACGATATCTCGCTCGAGTTCCTCGACGAGCCGGGGACGATTCCTCGCAAGCCCGTTGATCTCGAACGAGCGACAGTTACCGTGGACTTCGCGCGTGACCTCGGGGAGTTCCGCCACCTCTGGATCGGCAGTGACGTGTCGTACATGGACCGGGTCGCGACGCCGACGCAGGTCAACGCGATGCGCCACGCGCGGCGGTTCGGGTTCCGCTACCTCCGCATGCACGACTGCGTGCACGACCCGCACATCTACTCCGAGGATACGGACGGCAACGCGGCGTACACCTGGGAGACATTCGACCGCAACATCAGCGCCGTCGTGGACAACGGGATGTGGCCGGTGGTCGTCCTCGAGACGATGCCGCCGGAACTCGCGACGCGCGACGGTGGCCTGGGATGGCACAATCCCTACCCGCCCCGCGGGCCGGCGGAATACCTGAAGTGGCAGAAGCTCGTCCGCGAGATCGTGGTGCACTGCAGGGAGCAGTGGGGCGATGACATCCGCAACTGGTACTTCGAGGTGTGGAATGAGCCGGACGCGGAGGGCTACTTCAAGGGAACGCTCGAGGAGTATCTGAAGATCTACGACCACGCGGTGGCGGGGGCGACGTCGGCGGATCCGCAGATTCGCATCGGTGGGCCGGGCGGCGCGGGCACCGGGTGGTGTCGCGCGTTCCTCGAGCACTGCGCATCGGGCCGCAACGACGCGACCGGCGGAACCGGCTGCCGGGTGGATTTCCTGTCATGGCACATCTACACCGTGGGCGTGGGCCTGCCCGCGTTCGGCAACATCCGCGCGAGCCTCAACGACGTGCGGCGTATCCTCGACGAACTCCCGCAGTACAAAGACCTCCCGACGCTGATCACCGAGTGGGGCTGCGCGTCGAGCAACAACCCGGTCCACGATCGCCCGTACGACGCGGCGTTTCGCGTGATGGCGGTGCGGGAGTTCATGGACGCCGGGATTACCCTGGCACTGCCGTTCTGCCTCGGCGAAGGCCCGCCGCACGCGCACGAAGGCTTCATGGGCGGGCTGGCGCTGTTCACCAAGACAACCATCCCCAAGCCGAGCTTCCGCGCGTTCGAGCTGCTGGACCGGATGGTCGGCAGGCGCATCGCGTGCGAGTCATCCAACGAGCCCGTAGGAGGGCTGGCGTGCGTATCCGAGGACGGGCGGAGAGCCTGGGTGATGCTCTACAACCTGATCGAGAACTACCGGCATGAGCCATATGAGACGGAGGTCACCGTCCGGCTCGCGAACCTGCCGTCGGGCGAATGGCGGTGCGCGGCGGTTGCGATTGCGCCCGGAGGCTGCGATCCCTACCTTGCGTGGGAGGCGATCGGCGGTCCGCAGGAACTGACGCCCGCCCAGCGCGCGGCCCTGCTCGAGGCGAGCGAATTGCCGCAGCCGGAACCGGTCGCACTCGCTCGCGATGAACTGCGCGTGCGCATGGCCGGCTTCTCCGCGATGCTGCTCAGCTTCAGCCGGTGAGCGCGGTGCCAAGCGCGGCGGCGCGTGCGGACGTCCTGGCGCCGCGCGGTCGCCCGCGATTGACCCTCATCCCGGCTTGATTTCCGCACGCAGGTCGAGCAGTAGTCGAGTGTGGTCGGTGAGGATCGCATCGGCCCCCATGCGGAGCAAATTCTCGAGGCCTTGCACGTCGCCTGAGGGGTGGAAGATGCAGATGCGAAAGCCGAGCTGGTGCGCCTCGCGTATTTGCTCGAATTCAATCCGGTCCCACCAAGCGTAGAGGATGCAGTGATCGGGGTTGGCCAGCTCCTTGCCGAACCGCTCGATGACTTCCCCGGGCGGCGTTCGGTAGATGTCGAGGTAGAGGCGAATCCCCGGGTGCTCTTTCACCAGCGGCACCGCGTTCCAATCGTAGATCAGGAAGCGCACTGATTTCGCGCAGCGCAACTCCTCGATCACGGCGACGGTCTTCTCGACCAACTCGCGCCATCGCTCCGAAGTCCCGGAAAACTTGAGGTCGAGCATCGCCTCGCCGCGCGGCGCCACCGTCTGCAAGGCCTCGTGCAGCGTCGGCACCGTTTCCCCGCCCGCGGATAGGCTCCGGATCTGTTCCAACGTCATGTCGGCGACGGCGCCGGTTCCGTCGGTCGTGCGATCTACCGTGTCGTCGTGCATGATGACGAGATGGCCATCCGCCGTGAGGCGCACGTCCAACTCGACGCCGTGGGCGCCGAGGTCGAGCGCCTTGCGGAATGCGGCCAGCGTGTTCTCCGGCGCCTCGGTCGGCGCCCCGCGGTGGCCGATGACGAGAGCCGGGCCGCCGCGGCTCTCGTACGCGCGGGCGAACTCCGCCGCGTACTCGGCGAGACACCCACTGTCCGGTAGGGCGGAGAACAGAATGAACGTGCAAGGAGCGGCTGCAATTACGGACAAGACGTGCACCGATGCGATCTCCCGAAGGCGCCGCATGTGAAGCCAGCCAGGCGCCCGCTGTTCCAGCTCAATGCTACAATAGGCTCCGGTCGGCGTCAACGAGCGGCGAGGTGGTGTCGGCGGGCGCGCTCATCTGCGCCCGCGAGAGGGTGACACCCATCGAGTCGTGCACATCCGAACCGTGTCACCCTCACCTCGATCCTCCCTCTAGTAGGGGGAGGAAGTCTTGGGCGCTCGGGACCCGTGCGCGTGTGGCGGGGCCGCGTGGCCGAGAAGTTGACTGTGCCGCTACGCGATGCCGACCTGTTCGTTGAGGTCGCGCTGGTACTTCTCGATCTTGAGCGACTCGATGTCGGCGACGCGCACCGGCTTGCCAGCTGCCGCCGATTCGTACACCGCCTCGCAGATCGCCTGGTCCTTGTACCCCTCGAGGCCGGTGATCTCGACCTGCGGCCCGCCGCGGATCGCGCGGAAGAATTCCTCCAGCTCTGTCGCGACCGTATCGGTCACGCCGCCCGGGAACCAGCGCTCTTTCTCGTCCCTGGACAGGCTCGCCATGTACTTGCGGACGAGCCGCTTCATCGTCATCTTGCCGTCGCGCGTCACCAGCCCTTCGCCGAAGATCAGCGAGCCCTCCTCGCCGTACACGCCGTGCCGGTTGAAACCCACGCCAGGGGCAGCGGAGGTCGAGGTCCATTCGCCGAGCGCGCCGTTGTCGAACGTCAGCAGCGCCATGACGCAGTCCTCGACGTCAACCTCGACGGGGTCTTCCAGCGTCTCGCCCTTGCGGTAGCGAATGGGATCGAATTTCTCGACCTGCGCGGATACGGTTACGACCTCGCCGACGTGGTAACGGAAGAGGTCGGCGTGGTGGACGCCGCCGTCGAGCACCCAGCCGCCGCCGGCCTCGCTGCGGTGCTCGCGCCAGGTCCAGTACCAGCGGCGCTCGCCGACGTCGATCCAGAACATCATGCGGAGCTTGCCGATGCGGCCCGACTTGATGGCCCAATTGATGGCGCGGTAGTCGGGGGAGCGGCGGTAGTTCTCGGCGACCTGGAACACCGTGCCCGCCTTGCCCGCGGCGTCGAGCATCAGCTTGCCCGCGCGCATAGTCAGCGCGAGCGGCTTCTCGATCGTGACGTGCTTGCCCGCCTCGAAGCACGGGATCGCGACGGTGTGGTGGGCGCGGTGGACGGTCGAGATGTCAACCGCCTCCAGGTTCTTCTCCTTGGCGAGCAGCTTTGCGACATCGGTGTACACGTTCGGCCGCGCGCCTTGGACGGCTTCGATCTCATCCGCGAATCTGACGGCCTTCGCCTTATCAATGTCGCACGTCGCGACGACGCGGAAGTCGCGCAGGTCGGCCTCCCAGAGGTGCTTCAGGCCGCGGAGGTGGGCGCCCATCATGCCGCCGCAGCCGATGAGGCCGAGGGTCACAGGTTCTGACATTCACTCTCTCTCCTTCTATCGTAGCTTGCCGCTGTCCGGCGGATTCCTGGGAGCTTCGACGCGCGCCGTCCCGTTCCTGGCGGCCTGCGCGGTTGTTGAGGGACGAGCAAACTGCGCTTGCGGCGGAGCGATAGGGTGTCCGAGTTCCCCGGCCGGCGACAGGGCCGAGCCGTGCGCGCGCCGAAATCGTGGCGCGCGGGGAGTGCCGCAGGCGGGAGAGGAGCGGTTCATGATTGACTTCCACGTTCACATCGGCAACATGTATCGCGAGCGGTATCCGCAGTACTCGCCGTTATCCGCGCACCAGTTGATTGACCGCATGGATCGCGAGGGCATCGAGATCAGCGTGCTGCTGCCCCTGGAAAGCCCGGAGGGCTCGTGGGGGTACTTCCTGACCGAGGAGGCGGTGGCGGCGCGCGACATGTACCCGGAGCGGCTCATCGCGTTCTGCTGCGTTGACCCGCGCTATCCGCTGGCCGCGCAGTTTATTGATTACTTCGTCACGCAGCACGGCTGCAAGGGCTTCGGCGAGCACGTCAACGGCCTCGCCTTCGACGACGAGCGCAACAAAGTCATCTACGCGAAATGCAACGAGCACGGCCTAGCGCTGGATTTCGAGATCAACCCCGGGTTGTGCTGGGACGAGGTCGGGCTG
Proteins encoded in this region:
- a CDS encoding glycerophosphodiester phosphodiesterase family protein, whose amino-acid sequence is MRRLREIASVHVLSVIAAAPCTFILFSALPDSGCLAEYAAEFARAYESRGGPALVIGHRGAPTEAPENTLAAFRKALDLGAHGVELDVRLTADGHLVIMHDDTVDRTTDGTGAVADMTLEQIRSLSAGGETVPTLHEALQTVAPRGEAMLDLKFSGTSERWRELVEKTVAVIEELRCAKSVRFLIYDWNAVPLVKEHPGIRLYLDIYRTPPGEVIERFGKELANPDHCILYAWWDRIEFEQIREAHQLGFRICIFHPSGDVQGLENLLRMGADAILTDHTRLLLDLRAEIKPG
- a CDS encoding Gfo/Idh/MocA family oxidoreductase, translated to MSEPVTLGLIGCGGMMGAHLRGLKHLWEADLRDFRVVATCDIDKAKAVRFADEIEAVQGARPNVYTDVAKLLAKEKNLEAVDISTVHRAHHTVAIPCFEAGKHVTIEKPLALTMRAGKLMLDAAGKAGTVFQVAENYRRSPDYRAINWAIKSGRIGKLRMMFWIDVGERRWYWTWREHRSEAGGGWVLDGGVHHADLFRYHVGEVVTVSAQVEKFDPIRYRKGETLEDPVEVDVEDCVMALLTFDNGALGEWTSTSAAPGVGFNRHGVYGEEGSLIFGEGLVTRDGKMTMKRLVRKYMASLSRDEKERWFPGGVTDTVATELEEFFRAIRGGPQVEITGLEGYKDQAICEAVYESAAAGKPVRVADIESLKIEKYQRDLNEQVGIA
- a CDS encoding amidohydrolase family protein; translation: MIDFHVHIGNMYRERYPQYSPLSAHQLIDRMDREGIEISVLLPLESPEGSWGYFLTEEAVAARDMYPERLIAFCCVDPRYPLAAQFIDYFVTQHGCKGFGEHVNGLAFDDERNKVIYAKCNEHGLALDFEINPGLCWDEVGLPRLESCLKEFADVKFVGHGPGFWAAISGDDDGAGGYPKRPITPGGVVDRLLAEYDNLYADLSAGSGYNAMTRDPEFAMGFIGRHWRKLLFGTDYLGQDQPMPQVEWLRALDVSEEVRQAIASENARRLLGLPEKRKSYWD